Proteins encoded within one genomic window of Eleutherodactylus coqui strain aEleCoq1 chromosome 1, aEleCoq1.hap1, whole genome shotgun sequence:
- the LOC136621404 gene encoding uncharacterized protein — protein sequence MFHSQYADLRQYPDRFAAAFRLSVTMFDELLEVVRAGITHRDTNMRDSISAEERLLVTLGFLATGDSYASQHSQFLIGRSTIGGIVRETCDVLWQCLVPLVMAPPSRQDWLDVAEGYMSAAQFPNCIGALDGKHIHVLKPPNSGSQYFNYRQFFSVVLLAVADSNYRFLLVDIGAFGSAWDARIFRTSRMGRRMREQQLSIPAPQTLPGSSGTAARFVFVADEAFGLSNNVMRPFARRNIDTRRQVFNYRLTRVLLSTIQLAPDNVSAVIRACVVLHNFCRQHDTVLNVPQPLPTAFGGEVLEEAVQHGRPEQSAVLVRDLFTEYFLSPQGALACS from the exons ATGTTTCACTCCCAGTACGCGGACCTGAGGCAGTACCCGGACCGTTTCGCTGCCGCCTTTCGTTTGTCGGTCACCATGTTCGATGAACTTCTTGAGGTGGTGCGTGCCGGGATTACGCACAGAGATACCAACATGCGTGACAGTATCTctgctgaggaaagactcctggtcactctgGG ATTTCTGGCTACTGGGGATTCCTATGCTTCGCAGCATTCGCAGTTCCTGATTGGCCGCTCTACCATTGGGGGAATCGTCAGGGAGACCTGTGACGTCCTTTGGCAGTGTCTTGtacctttggtgatggctccTCCCTCTCGTCAAGATTGGCTGGACGTCGCCGAGGGCTATATGAGCGCTGCGCAGTTCCCAAACTGCATTGGGGCGTTGGACGGGAAGCATATTCATGTCCTGAAGCCACCTAACTCGGGGTCGCAATATTTCAACTATCGGCAGTTCTTTTCAGtggtcctccttgctgttgctgacaGTAACTATCGATTCCTGCTTGTTGATATTGGGGCCTTTGGAAGTGCTTGGGATGCGCGCATTTTCCGCACGTCCAGAATGGGTAGGCGGATGAGGGAGCAGCAGCTTTCTATTCCGGCGCCTCAGACCCTTCCTGGGTCGTCAGGTACAGCTGCCCGATTTGTCTTTGTGGCggatgaggcatttggcctgtctaataatgtaatgcggccctttgctcgcagaaacattgacaccaggaggcaggtcTTTAATTACCGCCTCACACGAGTGTTACTAAGTACCATTCAGCTGGCTCCTGACAACGTGTCTGCGGTAATTAGGGCCTGTGTGGTTCTACATAATTTCTGCCGGCAACATGATACAGTTTTGAATGTTCCGCAGCCTTTACCCACAGCTTTTGGGGGCGAAGTTTTGGAGGAGGCTGTGCAGCATGGTAGGCCAGAACAATCGGCTGTCCTCGTCAGGGACCTCTTCACGGAGTATTTCCTATCTCCACAGGGAGCACTTGCGTGCAGTTGA